A window of the Brassica napus cultivar Da-Ae chromosome C5, Da-Ae, whole genome shotgun sequence genome harbors these coding sequences:
- the LOC111206155 gene encoding uncharacterized protein LOC111206155, which produces MARSDSPSDDESPTAEGAPTAAAFADTILERMAQQDAAQKATNDQLAAIAAILAPLAGNSGDPASTVRKQLFDTYRTASAENTTNTNAAQVQTPGGVELVTVWELAELKQSFLDMKDRMLEGPTSAPLIERVLGETLKTPFSRWITDVRYRPAEKICLPSFAGKADPTDHITAFNIAMGRTNFSDEERDAGYCRLFVESLQGPALRWFTGLERDSINDFHDLTSAFLKQYIMFTRQGATLSDLWNLSQGANQSFCDFMEKFKAVASKVHIPDIIAVDALMNTQYFKSLFREDLYRNPTMSLQDAIARSNNFI; this is translated from the coding sequence ATGGCTCGATCTGACTCGCCGTCCGACGACGAGTCACCTACGGCTGAAGGCGCTCCGACAGCAGCGGCCTTCGCAGACACCATACTCGAGAGGATGGCGCAGCAAGACGCCGCCCAGAAGGCGACGAACGATCAGCTCGCCGCCATCGCCGCCATCTTGGCTCCTTTGGCCGGAAACTCAGGAGATCCTGCCTCGACGGTCCGAAAACAGCTGTTCGACACTTACCGAACAGCCAGCGCAGAAAACACGACGAACACAAACGCCGCCCAGGTTCAAACACCCGGTGGCGTAGAACTCGTTACCGTCTGGGAACTCGCTGAGCTTAAGCAGTCGTTCCTGGACATGAAAGACCGAATGCTTGAAGGACCTACTTCGGCGCCGTTGATTGAACGCGTCCTCGGCGAAACCCTAAAAACTCCTTTTTCCCGGTGGATCACCGACGTACGGTACCGACCAGCCGAGAAAATCTGCCTTCCGAGTTTTGCCGGAAAGGCAGACCCGACTGACCATATCACCGCATTCAACATAGCGATGGGTCGAACTAACTTTTCTGATGAGGAAAGAGACGCTGGCTATTGTCGGCTCTTCGTCGAGAGTCTTCAAGGACCAGCCCTTCGATGGTTCACTGGATTGGAACGAGACTCCATCAACGACTTTCACGACCTGACGTCCGCATTCCTCAAGCAGTACATTATGTTTACGAGACAAGGAGCAACCCTATCCGACCTTTGGAACTTATCTCAGGGAGCGAACCAAAGCTTCTGCGACTtcatggagaagttcaaagcTGTCGCTTCGAAGGTGCATATCCCGGACATCATCGCCGTTGACGCGTTGATGAATACCCAATACTTCAAGTCCCTGTTTCGTGAGGATCTCTACAGAAACCCCACCATGTCGCTTCAAGATGCTATCGCGAGGTCGAACAACTTCATATGA